In the genome of Planctomyces sp. SH-PL62, the window CAGGAACTGCCTGGCCGCGCCGATCAGACGGGCTCGCCCCGAGGCCGCGATGAAAAGGCCCGAGAAGGTCGGGCCTTCGAGGAATTCCTGGAAATCGTGGGCGTCGTCGGGCGCGTCCCTCCCCGGCTCCGCCCAGGCGACGCCCAGCCCGCCGGCCCTGACGCGAGACTTCCTGAGCCATCGGCCCGACGCCGACGCCTCCGAGAGGTCGCGGCGCAAAGCCGGCGACGGCAGGCCCTCCCCGCGCAGCACGTCGGACACCTGCCACGGATCACGGACCCGTCGGAGAACCTCGGGACCGTTCCCGAGCCGCCGGCCGACTCGCGAGAGCCGCTCGACGAGGTCGGGCCGGGCCTCCATCGAGCCGGTGAACATCCACGACTCGCAGCCGAGCGAATCCGCCAGCCGCTCCAACCCGTCGGCGTCGCGATCGGGATCGAATCGGACGACCGGCGCGTGGTCTGCCAGGTCGGCGTCGGCGAAGAGGTCGAGGCAGCGAGGGCGGAATCCGGCTCGAATCGCCGAGAAGGCCGCGGCGCGGGTGCTTGCGCCGACGATCAGGATTTCCTCGATTTCGGACATGAAAAAACCCCGCCCCGATCGTGCCGGGGCGAGGCTCCTGTTGCTTCGCGGTCAGGACCGATGGAACATCAGTCGGCCTTGGTGATCTTCTCGGTCGGGGTGAGGACGTGCTTGCCGTCCTTCTCGACGCAGGTCCCGGTGACCTTCACCTTGACCGGCTTGTCCTTCTTGGCGGTGCAGATGCCGAGGCCCTGGTGCGCGTCCTTGAAGAATTCGTTCTTCTCGAGGTAGTAGGAGGTCTTCTTGCCGTCCTTCTCGACGAGGACGACGTTCTGGCACTCCTTGGTCTCGCCCAGGGCGCACTTGCCGCAAAGGCCGTCGCCCTCGATCGTGACCTTCT includes:
- a CDS encoding DUF6370 family protein, with the protein product MMRKLLTLAVCGILTMSLGAALADDGKKVTIEGDGLCGKCALGETKECQNVVLVEKDGKKTSYYLEKNEFFKDAHQGLGICTAKKDKPVKVKVTGTCVEKDGKHVLTPTEKITKAD
- a CDS encoding ATP-grasp domain-containing protein encodes the protein MSEIEEILIVGASTRAAAFSAIRAGFRPRCLDLFADADLADHAPVVRFDPDRDADGLERLADSLGCESWMFTGSMEARPDLVERLSRVGRRLGNGPEVLRRVRDPWQVSDVLRGEGLPSPALRRDLSEASASGRWLRKSRVRAGGLGVAWAEPGRDAPDDAHDFQEFLEGPTFSGLFIAASGRARLIGAARQFLGAPDAPFLYRGGIAPWGLSEATDAELGRIGEALAGAFGLVGLFGVDFILNAGRPWVVEVNPRYTASVELFELSSGRVLLRDHVRACVEGELVEELGPSRRAPVVGKRVVYARCPVRFPKVEVPRWSVDAPFATPPIADVPQEGTRIEPGEPILSVLATAETSDECLAQLDAQERGWLDRLG